In a genomic window of Helianthus annuus cultivar XRQ/B chromosome 10, HanXRQr2.0-SUNRISE, whole genome shotgun sequence:
- the LOC110882577 gene encoding probable 2-oxoglutarate-dependent dioxygenase AOP1, which translates to MGSDAYIQLPVIDFSVLDNQNPDLCVYDSIKTQVFEALQEYGCFHASIAGVSPDLQNSVYGAIEHLFNLPTETKSKNTSTQMFYGYIGNTPQLPLYESMGIDDPYIPEQVQEFTNLMCETG; encoded by the coding sequence ATGGGTTCAGATGCTTATATTCAGCTTCCTGTGATCGATTTTTCCGTGCTAGACAACCAGAATCCAGACCTTTGCGTCTATGATTCCATCAAAACCCAAGTTTTTGAAGCCCTTCAGGAGTACGGTTGCTTCCACGCATCCATAGCTGGGGTTTCACCTGACCTTCAAAATTCGGTATATGGTGCAATTGAGCACCTTTTTAATCTCCCGACAGAAACCAAGTCCAAAAACACATCAACTCAAATGTTTTACGGGTATATCGGAAATACTCCACAACTTCCGTTGTATGAAAGCATGGGTATTGATGATCCTTACATCCCAGAACAAGTCCAAGAGTTCACCAATCTTATGTGTGAAAccggttaa